In Prunus dulcis chromosome 1, ALMONDv2, whole genome shotgun sequence, the following are encoded in one genomic region:
- the LOC117614595 gene encoding uncharacterized protein At1g21580 isoform X4 has product MDLPQYLHHHPRYATSNPYPADPPNLPNYPHRHHNNHHYNHHHHHHQQPPPQIQPPPPPPPPLPPTSSYHPLPPPPPPPPHPYNPSQPQLPFESEHSRTFHSLHDFPVSSPRVSSRVTLDAERHRHQRLPQFDLPYLEKNPDSWDPSRAYLDFERDRELLKPQFRLESEGSGSARFRGEYNEQLLRDQRPGDDEYNNRRRARVEPNSEIAYRELGFVSNQNSNNLNSNNLDFDSKSGGYDGRYDELMRSGGGRRDEVYENTQRWVHHDRQASRELYDPFEVDETNGGRNVSGNREYYGSETGRGSSNNRRKQIQKKSALLRLQMAKPSHKHYSAYFDNSGSSSHRGKGHYEYSDREMDEEERGGSPLELDVSFKSNSLVAKTVGNRNFKRDSVFDRDFSSSQLTKLSEDAVHLDSSVVVEDMTSNSDKDPRLLEEEVTTSGVESRCDIDSQPCSNVTDDSFGKSEVERASKSKVLQRDGKSAGSCQMPSHKVSKKKKVAKKVVKKIINPQPLPKNKIDEPGVADSFICRPSAAFGVDKDETSSFADPCSNDVHALPVNKKVDGSSLNMLSDEHGTEANSCSKSTGSNSTSKLGSSNHEGFNIDQGPLTVDTSVQGLLKISNFSNNVTDSLRVASCPETDGVIDVSKQICHSGNSLSLDNVIRKESSEAMLSVEGNANSGFLSSEKIMMHDDIMNANGSGHGTETTLDIESGRNVLHQEIIVHDIGTVDAINEKVCKYQFPTSLQIGFVEELPKGISSAESSMTVGLSSSGETLAVCSNSGGGTTWDSDKVCTNYDENIIGKQPSADGASRSFGICATQRSPDITKSVGDSKSVTHKNKKKRKVRTRLDSSRASNTCAEPINVSVNKNSVDTTVSSSLKDASHAEVSVFGVGKLDIGSQPVNDGVTVIHGKSSVDGFCETKLSTRSDVNCDPNETSPKYIKKRKLSASHLVLTTSQTNDGPADKSTFYTECTDAPLKSNGNPTQEEDEVAASSTGLLLATANLMPSQEGSAVFLKDNLAGVLSDAVAAARDAFTNDGMKSEHQGVDSCSIYEESVPDTLFLCPSQLRNEQKEAGTQVMVINNHHLDIMDIESNREENFDIVATDEQVIIHGETALCRVSSEVEPPELGYKFSCTDMESDYVSVKDSLPLASNRLLLCANDNEVSTTNSNEGVESVPDTLSDTGSPETSTDVPGVQMRTCSPSVIKISDGKDCGDDQKLGLKSVVEVGCSASARNSLSECTKSNLTSHPVTEGGQSVMGKTVALPLQDIKKTAHGLNLVTAESRVKNQLGQATHRIVPGHSYSVFSTSKKTGSSTHMAKPRTWHRNGNASASSLPASMPFSSTVPPQRNLPQKDGKLQSNSYVRKGNSLVRKPVPVAALPQSSHGFSSAVYRLNSLGIDGLKKNAGSESRVDVKNPPSLMRTGEMNAPFDRPRPPLPNGAKLSTCDAISLGVRTSSQLAEPLLSGENTSDPMNCLETKDAKIVVNDSLVTSETQENHSGPFNSLENQTELHDGNSAPSNTKNIVYVKRKLNQLVASSSPCDLPVHNTDKIQHSSFDGYYKRRKNQLIRTSSEGHAKQAVITSNDNLNSQVQKVPKIVPSRIYGKKRSQKVIAKTSKTGKHSLVWTPRGTQSSNNDGDSFDHQKVLPHLFPWKRARHWRTSMQSQASNFKYSSASTISKKLLLSRRRDTVYTRSTHGFSLRMYKVLSVGGSSLKWSKSIENRSKKANEEATRAVAAVEKKKREHSGAACVSSGSKFRNNISGKRIFRIGSVRYKMDPSRRTLQRISANLSYSLHSCCV; this is encoded by the exons ATGGACCTGCCTCAGTACCTTCACCACCACCCAAGGTACGCTACTTCTAATCCCTACCCAGCCGACCCCCCGAATCTCCCAAACTATCCTCACCGCCACCACAACAACCACCActacaaccaccaccaccaccaccaccagcaaccaccaccacaaatccaaccacCGCcgcctccacctccaccactaCCCCCAACGTCATCATATCACCCCCtgcctccacctccaccaccgcCGCCCCATCCCTACAACCCCAGCCAGCCCCAATTGCCCTTTGAATCCGAACATTCTAGAACCTTTCATTCTCTTCACGACTTCCCTGTCTCCTCGCCCCGTGTCTCCAGCCGAGTCACTCTTGATGCCGAGCGCCATCGCCATCAACGATTGCCCCAATTTGATCTTCCCTACCTCGAAAAGAATCCCGATTCTTGGGACCCTTCGAGGGCTTATCTTGATTTTGAGCGTGATCGTGAATTGCTTAAACCCCAGTTTAGGCTTGAATCAGAGGGTAGTGGTAGTGCTAGGTTTAGAGGCGAGTACAATGAACAACTGCTCCGGGATCAGCGGCCGGGCGACGATGAGTATAATAATCGTCGCCGAGCTCGTGTAGAACCCAATTCTGAAATTGCTTATCGCGAATTGGGGTTTGTGTCGAATCAAAATTCGAATAATTTGAATTCGaataatttggattttgattcGAAATCCGGAGGTTACGATGGCAGGTATGATGAGTTGATGAggagtggtggtggtaggAGGGATGAAGTGTATGAGAATACTCAGAGATGGGTTCATCATGACAGACAAGCTAGTAGAGAGTTATATGATCCGTTCGAGGTTGATGAGACTAATGGAGGTCGGAATGTTTCAGGGAATCGGGAGTATTATGGTTCGGAAACAGGAAGAGGTAGTAGTAATAATAGGAGGAAGCAGATTCAGAAGAAGAGTGCTTTGCTCCGGCTGCAAATGGCGAAACCTAGTCACAAGCATTACTCTGCTTATTTTGATAATTCTGGCTCTAGTTCCCACAGAGGGAAAGGACATTATGAGTATTCGGATCGTGAGATggatgaagaagagagaggtgGGAGCCCTTTGGAACTTGATGTATCATTTAAATCGAATTCCCTAGTGGCGAAGACTGTTGGGAATAGGAATTTTAAGAGAGATTCAGTGTTTGAcagggatttttcaagttcgcAACTTACTAAACTCAGTGAGGATGCTGTACATTTGGATAGCTCTGTAGTTGTTGAGGATATGACATCCAATTCAGACAAGGACCCGCGACTGTTGGAAGAGGAAGTGACTACTTCTGGTGTTGAGAGTAGGTGTGATATCGATTCACAGCCGTGTTCTAATGTGACTGATGATTCGTTTGGAAAGAGTGAAGTGGAAAGGGCTTCAAAAAGCAAGGTTTTACAAAGAGATGGTAAAAGTGCTGGTTCTTGTCAAATGCCCTCTCACAAGGTTtctaagaagaaaaaagtggCAAAGAAAGTAGTGAAAAAGATCATAAATCCTCAACCACTGCCAAAAAATAAGATTGATGAACCTGGGGTAGCAGATAGCTTTATTTGTAGACCATCTGCAGCCTTTGGGGTTGACAAGGACGAAACCTCTTCTTTTGCTGATCCTTGTTCAAACGATGTGCATGCATTGCctgtaaataaaaaagtagATGGCTCTTCCCTGAACATGTTATCAGATGAGCATGGCACTGAAGCCAACTCTTGTAGTAAGAGTACTGGGAGCAACTCAACTTCAAAATTGGGTTCTTCGAATCATGAAGGATTTAACATTGATCAGGGTCCTCTGACTGTAGATACTTCTGTCCAGGGCTTGCTtaagatttcaaattttagcAACAATGTAACTGATTCACTTAGGGTAGCTAGTTGTCCTGAAACTGATGGTGTTATAGATGTCAGCAAACAGATTTGTCACAGTGGTAACAGTTTATCGCTTGATAATGTCATTCGAAAAGAATCATCAGAGGCCATGCTGTCTGTAGAAGGCAATGCCAATTCTGGTTTTTTAAGTTCAGAGAAAATTATGATGCATGACGACATTATGAATGCAAATGGTTCAGGCCATGGTACAGAAACCACCTTGGATATTGAGAGTGGGAGAAATGTGTTGCATCAGGAAATAATTGTTCACGACATTGGCACTGTGGATGCCATCAATGAGAAAGTTTGTAAATATCAGTTCCCCACATCActtcaaattggttttgtggaAGAACTTCCAAAGGGTATATCTTCAGCAGAAAGCAGCATGACTGTTGGTTTGTCAAGTTCGGGGGAGACCTTAGCTGTTTGCTCCAATTCTGGTGGAGGTACCACCTGGGATTCTGACAAAGTTTGTACTAATTATGATGAGAATATTATTGGTAAGCAACCATCTGCAGATGGTGCCTCTAGATCATTTGGAATTTGTGCCACACAAAGATCTCCAGATATTACAAAGTCAGTTGGAGATAGTAAGAGTGTTACTcataagaataaaaagaagagaaaagttAGGACTCGGTTAGACTCGTCAAGGGCTTCCAACACTTGTGCAGAGCCTATAAATGTTTCCGTCAACAAAAATTCTGTGGATACAACAGTAAGTTCATCCCTGAAGGATGCTAGTCATGCAgaagtttctgtttttggtgTTGGAAAGTTAGATATTGGCTCACAACCTGTTAATGATGGGGTAACTGTTATTCATGGGAAAAGCTCAGTAGATGGGTTTTGTGAGACTAAGTTATCAACTAGAAGTGATGTTAACTGTGATCCCAATGAGACTTCACCGAAGTATataaagaagagaaagttATCTGCCTCTCATTTAGTATTGACTACATCTCAAACCAATGATGGACCTGCAGATAAATCTACATTTTATACAGAATGTACAGATGCACCTTTGAAGTCTAATGGTAATCCAACacaagaagaagacgaagttGCTGCTTCCAGCACAGGTCTTCTCCTTGCTACTGCTAATTTAATGCCTTCTCAAGAAGGAAGCGCTGTATTTCTCAAGGATAATTTAGCAGGAGTATTATCTGATGCTGTAGCTGCAGCTAGGGATGCCTTTACTAATGATGGTATGAAGTCTGAGCACCAAGGTGTGGACTCCTGTTCAATTTATGAAGAGTCAGTTCCAGATACACTATTCCTTTGTCCATCACAATTGAGAAATGAGCAGAAAGAGGCAGGTACTCAAGTTATGGTCATAAATAATCATCACCTTGACATTATGGACATAGAAAGCAATCgtgaagaaaattttgatataGTTGCAACAGACGAGCAAGTTATTATACACGGTGAGACTGCTTTATGCAGAGTTTCTTCAGAAGTCGAGCCTCCAGAGTTAGGTTATAAATTTTCCTGCACAGATATGGAATCAGATTATGTCTCTGTGAAAGATTCATTGCCGCTTGCTTCAAATCGTCTGCTGTTGTGCGCCAATGACAATGAAGTATCCACCACTAACTCTAATGAAGGGGTGGAGTCTGTGCCTGATACACTATCAGATACAGGTTCTCCAGAAACTTCAACTGATGTCCCTGGCGTGCAGATGCGAACTTGTAGTCCATCAGTTATTAAAATTTCTGATGGAAAAGATTGTGGTGATGACCAGAAATTAGGTTTGAAGTCTGTGGTTGAAGTTGGTTGCAGTGCATCTGCTCGAAATTCATTATCAGAGTGTACCAAATCTAATTTAACATCACATCCTGTAACTGAAGGTGGTCAATCAGTCATGGGGAAGACAGTAGCTTTGCCATTGCAGGATATCAAAAAGACAGCTCATGGTTTGAATCTCGTAACTGCTGAATCACGGGTGAAGAATCAGTTGGGTCAAGCTACTCATAGGATTGTTCCAGGTCATTCATATTCTGTGTTTTCTACCTCAAAGAAGACTGGCTCGTCAACTCATATGGCAAAACCTCGGACTTGGCATCGAAATGGTAATGCATCTGCATCTTCTCTTCCTGCAAGTATGCCTTTCTCGAGTACTGTTCCACCCCAAAGGAATTTACCACAAAAAGATGGAAAACTTCAGAGTAATTCTTATGTGCGTAAAGGCAACAGCCTTGTTAGAAAACCAGTTCCAGTTGCTGCTCTACCTCAAAGCTCTCATGGGTTTAGCTCAGCTGTTTATCGGTTGAACTCTTTAGGTATAGATGGGTTGAAGAAGAATGCAGGATCTGAAAGTAGGGTTGATGTTAAAAACCCTCCAAGTCTCATGAGAACGGGAGAAATGAATGCTCCTTTTGATAGGCCCAGACCCCCGTTGCCCAATGGAGCCAAATTATCTACTTGTGATGCCATCTCTTTGGGGGTTCGTACATCATCCCAATTGGCTGAGCCACTTCTTAGTGGTGAAAATACGTCAGATCCTATGAATTGTTTGGAAACTAAAGATGCAAAAATTGTTGTCAATGACTCACTGGTAACTTCTGAAACTCAGGAAAATCATAGTGGTCCATTCAACAGTTTGGAAAACCAGACGGAACTACATGATGGAAATTCGGCGCCTTCAAATACGAAGAATATTGTCTATGTAAAGCGCAAGTTAAATCAGTTGGTTGCATCTTCCAGTCCTTGTGACCTTCCTGTCCACAATACTGATAAGATCCAACACTCATCCTTTGACGGCTACTACAAGAGGCGCAAAAATCAGCTAATTAGGACATCTTCAGAAGGTCATGCTAAACAGGCAGTTATCACGTCTAATGACAATTTAAACTCACAGGTGCAAAAGGTTCCTAAGATTGTCCCCAGCAGAATATATGGCAAGAAGCGATCACAAAAGG TTATTGCAAAGACAAGTAAAACTGGAAAACACTCTTTGGTGTGGACGCCACGTGGTACACAGTCATCGAACAATGATGGTGATTCATTTGACCATCAGAAGGTATTGCCTCACCTGTTTCCTTGGAAAAGAGCAAGACACTGGAGGACTTCCATGCAAAGTCAGGCTTCCAACTTCAAATATAGTTCCGCATCAACAATCAG TAAAAAACTGCTGCTGTCAAGAAGGCGGGATACTGTATACACTAGGTCAACCCATGGATTTTCACTTAGAATGTACAAAGTATTAAGTGTTGGTGGGTCCAGTTTAAAATGGTCAAAATCCATTGAAAATCGCTCAAAGAAAGCTAATGAG GAAGCTACACGTGCTGTTGCTGCagtagagaagaagaaaagagaacaCAGTGGTGCTGCTTGCGTTAGTTCTGGGTCTAAATTTAGAAATAATATATCGG GAAAACGTATATTCCGCATTGGTTCTGTCCGTTACAAAATGGATCCTTCAAGGCGAACACTTCAGAGAATTTCAG CAAATTTGTCATACAGTCTTCACTCATGCTGTGTGTAG